The genomic stretch CTGTAAAAACCCATGATATACGAAGAATTACTCAACCGATGGCATAAAACTATCCGCCGCTACCAGGTTGAACATGAGTTAAGTGCCCGGTTCTATGAAAAATTAAACTGGAAATTTGGCATTCCGGCTGCTTTGCTTTCAACCATTGTTGGAGCCGGTATTTTTGCCGATATAGAACAACTGCCCTATAATAACCTGATTGTATTTTTAGGAGGTTTTGTCAGTTTATTGTCAGCGGCCCTGATTGCTGTAGAAACGTTTATGAAGTTCGGTGAACGTTTCATTGTGCACAAAACTACGGCCGTTAAATACGGAGAGCTGGCCCGCAGCATTCAGCAGGTAATTACATGCGGCCCGGGCAGTACAAATCCGGAAGCGTTTATGGAATTCGTCAAAGAAACATGGAATGCCATAGATAAAGAAGCTCCCACTTTACGCAATAGTACCATTAAAGCCATTGTCGCCGACCCCGACGGAGCCGACCCTGTATTGTTTGTAAGAAACAAGAATACAGATAAAGCCGCCTGATCATGGCTTGCTTCCGCCCTCTTAACTATTCATCAACTATATAAAATGAAAACCATAAGCCTGCTTCGTTTCTTTTTCTTGGTGCCGTGTTGGGGAATCCCCGTACAGGCACAAACTACCTTCCTCCCCTTACCTTTCGATATTGAGATTGGTGTTACAACCAACGAAGAAATTGAAAACCGGGGAACCTGCCTTGAGCGTATTCAGGTAAGCGAATATTACTTTCGGTGTGCAAAATACTCCATACAGGATCGGTTTAATGTGTATTCCAGTCAGAACGAAATAGTGACCAAGCTGGAATTTCTGAGTACCGCCAGTCATGGCTTTCCGAGAGACTGGGCCTCTGCAGGGTTCAGGATGGGGCCTTTCCAACGTGAAGGATATGATGGCTTGGGTTTCTATAGTTATTTCACCAAAAATTGCGAAGCTGGAACTTCTGCATCTGAACTTATCAGTATCCTGAAATCGAATAACATTACATATGAGATCGAGGAGAATAAAGCGGAAACCAATCTTTGGATTGAAAAGGAATGTCTGGTATCTAATCCTCAATACAAAGATATTACAAACTCCGCCTATAGAAGCACTCCATCAAATACTGAAGTCATCAACAGTTATGGTGGCGATTACAAAAAAAAATCAGACATCGTGAATATCAAAATAATCCGGTTTTCTGTTAACGGAAGATTGTATCAGGTTAAAACCGCTCAATGGTATCATAACTTTTCAGTTATCATCCATGCGCCAACTTTTGAACAAACAAGATATCACTCGAATGTGCTTCCTTTCTTTCAGAAAGATCTGGGTATTTTTGAAATAAGCGTTACCGAGGATTATTGAGGATAGTCTAAAGTCTTGTGAAGTTGCTATATAAATTCCGAAGAAGTCCGGCGGAACGAGCACTACCTACCTGGTAATTATTTCATGGCATAGGTTCATCCTACCTACGGCAGGCAGGCGCTTTCGCTCAGAGTGACTAAAGTCAGGCTTAGGTCACTCAGTCGTAAGTGTAAAACCCTTCGCCGGTTTTGTTGCCCAATTTGCCGGCATCCACCATTTTAACCAAGAGCGGGGCCGGGCGATATTTCGGGTCTTTGAAACCTTCATACAACACGTTCAATATATCAAGGCACACATCCAGGCCAATAAAATCTGCCAGTCTTAGCGGACCCATTGGGTGAGCCATTCCCAGCTTCATCACTTCGTCCACATGTTCAGCTGTTGCGACTCCCTCTCCTACGCAAAAGATGGCCTCATTGATCATGGGCATCAGAACGCGGTTACTTACAAAACCGGGAGCATCGTTAACAGGAACTGGTACTTTGTTCAATTTCTCTGAAGTAACTTTCACTACCTCATAGGTTTCATCATCGGTTTGGAGTCCGCGTACAATCTCGACCAGCTTCATCACCGGAACCGGATTAAAGAAATGCATCCCGATAAATTTTTCGGGGCGGGATGTTAAAGCCGCCAGCTTTGTGATGGAAATAGAGGACGTATTGGATCCCAGAATAGCATGATCAGGAGCAGCTTTGTCTACTTTTTCCCAGACGGTTTTCTTGATCTCAAAATTTTCGGGAACAGCCTCAACAACCAGGTCAACATCTTTTACACCTTTCTCCACATCCAGAAATACGGTGATTCCATCCAGTGTTGCGTTTTTCTTAGCCTCATCAATCTTTTCTTTCTTCACCATGCGATCCAAATTCTTCTCGATGGTCGCTACGGCTTTATCCGCAAATTCCTGTTGGGTCTCGATGAGATGTACGGAAATGTCATTCATCGCAAATACATGCGCAATTCCATTTCCCATTGTTCCGCCGCCAATTACAGCTACTTTCTTTACGTCCATTCTATCCGGTTATTTTCAGTTTTTAATTTTTATCAGATTAGGACTTTTGGAAGCGTTTTTCAAGGCGATGGAGTTCCTTTTTTAGAAAAAATTCAGTCCTGTAAAAAACCTTCATTAACCTGAGTTCGATATAAGAAATGAGCATAGCAGACGAACAAATAGCGATTGTGATCATTCCCGCGAAGACGGGACTAGATATAGCCATAGAATCAGTTATTGATGTCTGGAAAACAATTGGGTTTCGGGCATTCGCCGCGAAATGACCACTCAATATATAATAACGACTATCTTTATATTGAACTGTCGTTAGTTAACGCGAATTCGACAAAAAGTCTTTCTAGAGATCCATCAGACTGACTAGAAGCCATCAGGGCATAATCCAGATGCCAAAAATGACTCATTTTAACTTGACTTGAACTCATGTTTAGTTATGAGATTCAGAAAGGAAGGAAGGAAAACGAAAATTTGCTTTAAAAGTTAAACCGAAGATTAGCTGTTATCGCAGGCTGACCAAAAGTATCTACATAAGTAAAGCTAGCTTCAGGTACATTTTCTGCAAGATCTCGGGCATGAATAAAAGCACTGATACCGCTTACCATCCTGTTGGCTACCATAAGCGCTACTAAAGTGGGTAACTGACTGCGGTTACGTTCCACACGCTCTCTCGCATCCTGATACTGAAACCTTTGCGCTGTGCTTTCCCAACTCCATTGATTTGCAGGAGTATCCGGAATAACCTGATCCCAATTTCGTGTCCGGAGCTGTGCATCGTTGTAAGCAGAAAGGTTATCATAATTACCCACAGCGATAATATAATCTCTGGATTTACCGGAGAGATTGGTGCTAGCTTTCGCTTGAGCAAAGGTGTAGTAATCCTGCTCTAAATAATTCGCGCGGGCATTAAGCCCAAAATATGAAAGAACCAGTACTACTTCCCCCGCAAGGTGATACTTGCCCCGATTCCAGTTATCATTATCGGCGTAATAATGTCCCCATCCCGGAACTGCCAGAGATCGCAGAAAAGCTCCACGTGGCGATGGAAGGTCTTCTTTTTGCTGAGCCCTAATATCGGTTCCCGTAGAAAATAGTAGTGCAAAAAGAATAATGAATATAGAATATTCAACTTTGAATGTTGATCTGATCCGGAGCTCTAAAGTATTTGACTTCATTATTCTGTGTTCAACATTGATTATTCATTATTCTTTTTCCGTTCTCTGCCCCAATGTCGGAAAATCGAAATGCTAAATCCAGCCATCAGAATAAATGTTCCTGCCCATACCACAGATATAAACGGTTTCTCATCCGCCACAATAAGCACCCATTCCGGCTCATATTCTTCCTCAAGTCCGGTTACCGTTAGTTCAATATTGTTTTCCTGAGGG from Gracilimonas sp. encodes the following:
- a CDS encoding 3-hydroxybutyryl-CoA dehydrogenase yields the protein MDVKKVAVIGGGTMGNGIAHVFAMNDISVHLIETQQEFADKAVATIEKNLDRMVKKEKIDEAKKNATLDGITVFLDVEKGVKDVDLVVEAVPENFEIKKTVWEKVDKAAPDHAILGSNTSSISITKLAALTSRPEKFIGMHFFNPVPVMKLVEIVRGLQTDDETYEVVKVTSEKLNKVPVPVNDAPGFVSNRVLMPMINEAIFCVGEGVATAEHVDEVMKLGMAHPMGPLRLADFIGLDVCLDILNVLYEGFKDPKYRPAPLLVKMVDAGKLGNKTGEGFYTYD
- a CDS encoding SLATT domain-containing protein; its protein translation is MIYEELLNRWHKTIRRYQVEHELSARFYEKLNWKFGIPAALLSTIVGAGIFADIEQLPYNNLIVFLGGFVSLLSAALIAVETFMKFGERFIVHKTTAVKYGELARSIQQVITCGPGSTNPEAFMEFVKETWNAIDKEAPTLRNSTIKAIVADPDGADPVLFVRNKNTDKAA